The Pelagibacterium halotolerans B2 genome has a segment encoding these proteins:
- a CDS encoding CoxG family protein, whose amino-acid sequence MDFGGRYRVDANRLAVWNALNDTEVLRACIPGCKSIHWVSDTGLELEIAVNLGVARPTFKGDLLLSDIDPAISYTLTGQGRGGLLGKAQASADIRLIDLDTATLLSFSATGGASGQIMKLGKAIVGNSAQKIIDGFFERFGNAMGAKIVPLDPQG is encoded by the coding sequence TTGGATTTCGGTGGACGTTACAGGGTCGATGCAAACCGGCTCGCAGTCTGGAATGCGCTCAATGACACCGAAGTGCTAAGGGCCTGCATACCCGGCTGCAAGTCCATCCACTGGGTGTCCGATACCGGGCTCGAACTGGAAATTGCCGTGAACCTGGGGGTCGCGCGCCCGACCTTCAAAGGTGATTTGCTTCTCTCTGACATCGATCCGGCCATCAGCTACACGCTGACCGGGCAGGGCAGGGGTGGTCTGTTGGGCAAAGCCCAGGCTTCGGCCGATATCCGTTTGATCGATCTTGATACCGCAACGCTTCTGAGTTTTTCGGCCACTGGAGGGGCATCGGGTCAGATCATGAAGCTGGGCAAGGCCATCGTCGGCAATTCGGCCCAGAAGATCATCGATGGTTTTTTTGAGCGCTTCGGCAACGCCATGGGCGCCAAGATCGTCCCCCTCGACCCGCAAGGGTAG
- a CDS encoding BMP family lipoprotein, with translation MSNKTKTGIAALAGVALTTLLAGTALADPALVYDGGGKFDASFNEAAYNGAELFKTETGQDYQDLEITGDAQREQAIRQFAARGNNPIVLPGFSWETALRAVAPDFPDTSFLIIDTVVDDIENVRSVVFKEHEGSYLVGALAAMATESGTIGFIPAFDFSLLQAFGCGYKQGAAYVNPDIEVIETAIGTGFDAFNNPGGGTEVARSQIDRGADVIYHAAGGAGVGVLQAAADAGVLGIGVDSNQNHLHPGQVLTSMLKRVDVAVYNAFEDFANDEWTNDVQVLGLAEDGVGAAFDDNNADLITDEMRATVDDITAKIISGEIVVHDYREDESCPV, from the coding sequence ATGTCCAATAAAACAAAGACTGGCATCGCCGCCCTGGCCGGCGTCGCCCTGACCACCCTTCTGGCCGGTACGGCCCTTGCCGATCCCGCGCTCGTTTATGACGGCGGCGGCAAGTTCGACGCCTCGTTCAACGAGGCAGCCTATAATGGCGCCGAACTGTTCAAGACGGAAACCGGCCAGGATTATCAGGACCTCGAAATCACGGGCGATGCCCAGCGCGAACAGGCGATCCGCCAGTTTGCAGCGCGCGGCAACAACCCCATCGTTCTGCCGGGCTTTAGCTGGGAAACTGCGTTGCGCGCCGTCGCCCCCGATTTTCCCGACACATCGTTCCTCATCATCGACACCGTCGTTGATGACATCGAAAACGTGCGCTCTGTGGTCTTCAAGGAGCATGAAGGTTCCTACCTCGTCGGCGCGCTGGCTGCCATGGCCACCGAATCGGGCACTATTGGCTTCATTCCCGCCTTCGACTTCTCGCTGCTCCAGGCCTTCGGCTGCGGCTACAAGCAGGGCGCGGCTTATGTGAACCCCGACATTGAAGTCATCGAAACTGCCATCGGCACCGGCTTTGACGCTTTCAACAACCCCGGCGGTGGCACCGAAGTTGCCCGCAGCCAGATCGATCGTGGCGCGGACGTCATCTATCACGCAGCCGGCGGCGCCGGTGTGGGTGTGCTTCAGGCCGCGGCCGACGCCGGCGTTCTCGGCATCGGTGTGGACTCAAACCAGAACCATCTCCACCCCGGGCAGGTTCTGACCTCCATGCTCAAGCGCGTGGACGTTGCGGTCTATAACGCCTTCGAAGATTTCGCCAATGACGAATGGACGAACGACGTCCAGGTTCTCGGTCTTGCCGAAGATGGCGTCGGGGCAGCCTTCGACGATAACAACGCCGACCTCATCACCGATGAGATGCGCGCAACGGTCGATGACATCACCGCCAAGATCATCTCCGGTGAGATCGTCGTTCATGACTATCGCGAAGACGAGTCCTGCCCGGTCTGA
- a CDS encoding ABC transporter ATP-binding protein, with protein sequence MDTHTENVQRPAPAAETSLAIELKKINKSFGPVHANRDIDLAVTRGTVHGIVGENGAGKSTLMSILYGFYHADSGEIVVNGRPVIIHNSSDALALGIGMVHQHFMLVDNFTVIENVILGAEDSALLRPSVEKARRELQRLADDYGLNVPVDALVQDLSVGQQQRVEILKALYRGADILILDEPTGVLTPAEADHLFKVLKTLRDEGKTIILITHKLREIMAITDTVSVMRQGQMVESLVTSETNPEQLAELMVGRRVLLRVHKEEARPGDVLLDVNDLVVTDDAGTERLKGVSLKVRAGEILGVAGVAGNGQSELLECLAGMRAARSGTISVNGHDVTAVNEDSAAMLRRNGLAHVPEDRIRMGLVTNFFEWENAILGYHENYGNGLMLDVKAARAEAQRHIEKFDIRPANADLKTANFSGGNQQKIVLAREMERDPDVLIVGQPTRGVDIGAIEFIHNQIIKMRDAGKAILLVSVELDEIRSLSDRIVVLFDGQIVGEADPATADEGALGLLMAGVRAGEKANSTESSQ encoded by the coding sequence ATGGACACGCACACCGAAAACGTTCAGCGACCGGCCCCGGCCGCTGAAACCTCTCTGGCGATCGAACTGAAAAAGATCAACAAGAGCTTCGGACCGGTTCACGCCAACAGGGATATCGACCTGGCGGTCACGCGCGGCACGGTACACGGCATCGTGGGCGAAAACGGCGCGGGGAAATCGACCTTGATGTCGATTCTCTATGGCTTTTATCATGCCGACAGCGGCGAGATCGTGGTCAATGGTCGCCCGGTCATCATCCACAATTCCTCCGATGCCCTGGCTCTCGGCATTGGCATGGTTCACCAGCACTTCATGCTGGTCGACAATTTCACGGTCATAGAAAACGTCATCCTGGGCGCCGAGGACTCGGCGCTGCTGCGTCCCAGCGTCGAAAAGGCGCGCCGCGAGTTGCAGCGCCTGGCCGACGATTACGGGCTTAATGTTCCCGTCGATGCGCTGGTCCAGGACCTTTCGGTCGGACAGCAGCAACGGGTGGAAATTCTCAAGGCGCTCTATCGTGGCGCCGATATACTCATCCTCGACGAGCCGACCGGCGTGCTCACCCCTGCCGAAGCCGATCACCTGTTCAAGGTGCTCAAGACGCTGCGCGACGAGGGCAAGACCATTATACTGATCACCCACAAGCTGCGCGAGATCATGGCCATCACCGATACGGTCTCGGTCATGCGTCAGGGCCAGATGGTGGAATCGCTGGTGACATCGGAAACCAACCCCGAGCAACTGGCCGAGCTTATGGTGGGCCGCCGCGTTCTGTTGCGTGTCCACAAGGAAGAGGCTCGACCCGGGGATGTGCTGCTCGATGTCAACGACCTTGTCGTGACCGACGATGCCGGCACCGAGCGCCTCAAGGGCGTGTCGCTTAAAGTGCGGGCCGGCGAAATCCTCGGCGTGGCCGGCGTCGCAGGCAACGGGCAATCCGAATTGCTTGAGTGCCTCGCGGGCATGCGCGCGGCGAGATCGGGAACCATTTCCGTCAACGGCCATGATGTCACCGCTGTCAACGAAGACAGCGCCGCAATGCTGCGCCGCAACGGTCTGGCCCATGTGCCTGAAGACCGCATCCGCATGGGGCTGGTCACTAATTTTTTCGAGTGGGAAAACGCCATTCTCGGCTACCACGAAAATTACGGCAACGGCCTGATGCTCGATGTCAAGGCGGCCCGCGCCGAGGCGCAGCGCCATATCGAGAAATTCGACATCCGCCCCGCCAATGCCGATCTCAAGACCGCCAATTTCTCCGGCGGCAATCAGCAAAAGATTGTCCTGGCCCGTGAGATGGAGCGCGACCCCGACGTTCTGATCGTCGGCCAGCCGACCCGCGGCGTCGATATCGGCGCCATCGAGTTTATCCATAACCAGATCATCAAGATGCGCGATGCGGGCAAGGCCATCCTGCTGGTCTCCGTCGAACTCGATGAAATCCGCTCGCTGTCCGACCGCATCGTCGTCCTGTTCGATGGCCAGATCGTCGGCGAAGCCGACCCGGCCACCGCCGACGAGGGCGCGCTGGGCCTGCTTATGGCCGGGGTCAGGGCCGGCGAGAAAGCCAACTCCACCGAGTCGAGCCAATGA
- a CDS encoding ABC transporter permease, with product MSASMPLPRWVDIILLPVLNVTLAFIIGGIVVLIVGENPIEAVRIMLYGAFGYGYGFGFTLYYTTNFIFAGLAVAVAFHGGLFNIGGEGQAYVGGLGAILVALAVGGLHWAFALPLIMIASAFFAGAWAFIPGYLQAKRGSHVVITTIMMNFIATSMMSYIISRILKPENINSDESARIADVTRVPFLSEWIPLLRNTPVNISFILAILALVGVYVLIWHTKFGYALRTMGHNGTAARYAGMSNAKLIMATMAISGALVGMVAVNDTAGAHGRLILGYVAGTGFVGIAVAFMGKAHPIGVGLSALLFGVLYQGGQELAFTMPAITREMIVTIQALVILFTGAMSNMLRRPVEFAFLAARHRQEPDPVAQEKGA from the coding sequence ATGAGTGCGTCCATGCCCTTGCCCCGCTGGGTCGATATCATCCTTCTGCCGGTACTCAACGTCACTTTGGCCTTCATCATTGGTGGCATCGTCGTCCTGATCGTCGGCGAAAACCCCATCGAAGCCGTGCGCATCATGCTCTATGGCGCTTTCGGTTATGGCTACGGCTTCGGCTTCACGCTTTATTACACCACCAATTTCATCTTTGCCGGTCTTGCCGTCGCGGTCGCTTTCCATGGCGGGCTGTTCAATATTGGCGGCGAGGGGCAGGCCTATGTCGGCGGGCTCGGCGCCATTCTGGTTGCGTTGGCCGTCGGCGGTCTGCATTGGGCGTTTGCTCTGCCGCTCATCATGATCGCCTCGGCGTTTTTCGCCGGTGCATGGGCCTTTATTCCCGGCTATCTGCAGGCCAAGCGCGGCAGCCACGTGGTTATCACCACCATCATGATGAACTTCATCGCCACCTCGATGATGAGCTACATCATCTCGCGCATTCTAAAGCCCGAAAACATCAATTCCGACGAGAGCGCCCGCATTGCCGACGTGACCCGGGTTCCGTTCCTGTCCGAATGGATACCGCTGCTGCGCAACACGCCGGTCAACATCTCGTTCATTCTCGCCATTCTGGCCCTTGTCGGCGTTTATGTCCTGATCTGGCACACCAAATTCGGCTACGCGCTGCGCACAATGGGCCATAACGGTACCGCCGCGCGCTATGCCGGCATGTCCAATGCCAAGCTCATTATGGCCACCATGGCCATTTCCGGCGCGCTGGTCGGAATGGTCGCCGTCAATGACACCGCCGGGGCCCATGGCCGCCTGATCCTGGGCTATGTCGCGGGCACCGGCTTTGTCGGTATCGCCGTGGCCTTCATGGGCAAGGCTCACCCCATCGGTGTGGGACTCTCCGCCCTGCTGTTCGGCGTGCTCTATCAGGGCGGCCAGGAGCTGGCCTTTACAATGCCCGCCATCACGCGCGAGATGATCGTCACCATCCAGGCGCTCGTGATCCTGTTTACCGGCGCCATGAGCAACATGCTCCGCCGCCCGGTCGAATTTGCCTTTCTCGCCGCACGGCACCGACAAGAGCCCGACCCGGTGGCTCAAGAGAAGGGGGCATAG
- a CDS encoding ABC transporter permease, whose protein sequence is MEDIISILITTVRVSTPLILACLAGLYSERAGIVDIGLEGKLLGSAFGAAVVASVTGNVWLGLLAGIGVSLMFSAVHGLASINFRGNQIISGVALNFLASGLTVFLGAAWFGRGGNTPALSGGARFYGIELPFAGELAGVPILGPIYSGLLSGHTILTYLAFLAVPLTAWVLWRTRFGLRLRAVGENPKALDTAGMSVTVLRYKALAITAVLVGMGGAYLSTAQAASFSREMSSGRGYIALAALIFAKWKPYPALGACLLFGFLEAMQYRLQGVDLPLIGPVPTQAMQALPYILTILLLAGFVGRAIAPKASGQPYVKER, encoded by the coding sequence ATGGAAGACATCATCTCCATTCTCATCACCACCGTCCGCGTTTCGACCCCGCTGATCCTTGCCTGCCTCGCCGGCCTTTATTCCGAGCGCGCCGGCATCGTCGATATCGGGCTGGAGGGCAAGCTGCTCGGCTCGGCCTTCGGCGCCGCCGTCGTAGCCTCGGTCACCGGCAATGTCTGGCTTGGCCTGCTCGCCGGCATCGGCGTGTCGCTGATGTTTTCGGCTGTACACGGCCTCGCCTCGATCAATTTCCGCGGCAACCAGATCATTTCCGGCGTGGCGCTGAATTTCCTCGCCTCGGGCCTGACGGTTTTTCTCGGCGCCGCATGGTTCGGCCGCGGCGGCAACACGCCCGCCCTGTCCGGCGGTGCGCGCTTTTACGGTATTGAACTGCCGTTCGCGGGCGAACTGGCTGGCGTCCCCATCCTCGGCCCCATCTATTCGGGGCTGTTATCGGGCCATACAATCCTCACCTACCTCGCCTTTCTGGCCGTCCCTCTCACCGCATGGGTACTCTGGCGCACCCGCTTCGGCCTGCGCCTGCGCGCTGTAGGCGAAAACCCCAAGGCGCTCGACACCGCCGGCATGTCGGTGACAGTTCTGCGTTACAAGGCACTTGCGATAACCGCCGTCCTGGTCGGCATGGGCGGCGCTTATCTCTCGACCGCTCAGGCCGCGAGCTTTTCGCGTGAAATGAGCTCGGGCCGCGGCTATATCGCGCTTGCCGCGCTGATCTTTGCCAAATGGAAGCCTTATCCCGCGCTCGGCGCCTGCCTGTTGTTCGGCTTTCTCGAAGCCATGCAGTACCGTCTGCAGGGCGTCGATCTCCCCCTGATCGGCCCTGTGCCCACACAGGCCATGCAGGCGCTGCCCTATATCCTGACCATCCTGCTGCTCGCCGGCTTTGTCGGACGCGCCATCGCGCCCAAGGCTTCGGGCCAGCCCTACGTCAAGGAGAGGTGA
- a CDS encoding cytidine deaminase, which translates to MATLSPEDKALFTAAETVRARAYAPYSGFHVGAAILADDGKIYSGCNVENAAYPVGNCAEPSAIAAMLAGGGKRIEKIFVTGPGTTPVTPCGGGRPRSSASGSKENRSIRRWVNSCRTLSARSFWAASSGHRMGRSTGANAKTIRH; encoded by the coding sequence ATGGCAACGCTCTCCCCCGAGGACAAAGCTCTTTTCACCGCCGCAGAAACCGTCCGCGCCCGCGCCTACGCGCCCTATTCGGGCTTCCATGTCGGCGCAGCGATCCTGGCCGATGACGGAAAGATCTATTCGGGCTGCAATGTCGAAAACGCCGCCTACCCCGTGGGCAATTGCGCCGAACCCTCGGCCATTGCCGCCATGCTGGCCGGCGGCGGCAAGCGCATCGAAAAGATCTTCGTGACGGGCCCCGGCACAACCCCCGTTACCCCCTGCGGCGGCGGCCGCCCCCGGTCATCTGCCTCGGGGTCGAAGGAGAACCGCTCCATACGACGCTGGGTGAACTCCTGCCGCACTCTTTCGGCCCGGAGTTTCTGGGCCGCTAGCTCTGGGCATCGGATGGGGAGGTCCACCGGAGCAAATGCGAAAACCATAAGGCACTGA
- a CDS encoding purine-nucleoside phosphorylase: MAKALKTIRNLAGDTPIDAALILGSGLSDIGDLLTDKVTIPFADLKGFPQGGVSGHGKDLLIGQMGSKRLAILTGRQHYYEHGDPAAMRPALQTLAELGAKTLLLTNSAGSLDRDVPPGNLMLIADHINYAGINPLIGEETDARFVNMVDAYDPELRATTHAAAARLEIALKEGIYMWYSGPSFETPAEIRMAQTLGANAVGMSTVPEVILARFMGLKVWACSSITNMGAGMAQEVISHTQTKDVAKYGAEKLKRLIPALMEEI, translated from the coding sequence ATGGCCAAGGCACTAAAGACCATCCGCAATCTGGCGGGCGATACCCCCATCGATGCCGCGCTGATCCTGGGCTCGGGCCTTTCGGACATCGGCGACCTGCTGACCGACAAGGTTACGATCCCCTTCGCCGATCTCAAGGGCTTTCCCCAGGGCGGCGTTTCCGGCCATGGCAAGGACCTGCTCATTGGCCAGATGGGCAGCAAGCGCCTCGCCATCCTCACCGGTCGCCAGCATTATTACGAGCACGGCGACCCCGCCGCCATGCGCCCGGCGCTTCAAACCCTTGCCGAGCTGGGCGCCAAAACCCTCCTGCTCACCAATTCCGCCGGCTCGCTCGATCGCGACGTTCCGCCCGGCAATCTGATGCTGATCGCCGACCACATCAATTACGCCGGCATCAATCCGCTGATTGGCGAGGAAACCGACGCCCGCTTCGTCAACATGGTCGATGCCTACGACCCCGAGTTGCGCGCCACGACCCACGCGGCGGCCGCCCGCCTCGAAATCGCGCTCAAGGAGGGCATCTATATGTGGTATTCTGGCCCCAGTTTCGAAACGCCGGCCGAAATCCGCATGGCCCAGACACTCGGCGCCAACGCGGTGGGCATGTCCACGGTCCCCGAAGTGATCCTGGCGCGGTTCATGGGCCTGAAAGTCTGGGCCTGTTCCTCGATCACCAATATGGGCGCCGGCATGGCCCAGGAGGTCATCTCGCACACCCAGACCAAGGACGTGGCGAAATACGGGGCCGAGAAATTGAAGCGCCTCATCCCGGCGCTGATGGAGGAGATATGA
- the deoC gene encoding deoxyribose-phosphate aldolase, which produces MSLKIVDSQSHATSHKRNPGFPLDLDWVERVRMNRSALERRAGTIGARRSVKKDHQLAWLLKAVSLMDLTTLNSDDTPGRVERLCAKARNPIRADLIEAMGVKKLGITPAAVCVYHNFVATAVKALEGTNIPVAAVSTAFPHGLTPLKIRLAEIEASVEDGAREIDIVIERGMVLSGDWQGLYDQVRAMRAACGEAHIKTILGTGELATLTNVAKASLVCMLAGADFIKTSTGKEKTNATLPTSLAMVRMIRWFHEQTGIEIGYKPAGGISKAKDALTYMALMREELGRTWLEPHLFRFGASSLLTDIERQIEHGITGHYAADYRFAMA; this is translated from the coding sequence ATGAGTCTCAAGATCGTCGACAGCCAAAGCCACGCCACCAGCCACAAGCGTAATCCGGGCTTCCCGCTCGATCTCGATTGGGTCGAGCGCGTGCGCATGAACCGCTCGGCGCTCGAACGCCGCGCCGGAACCATCGGCGCCCGCCGCTCCGTCAAGAAGGACCACCAGCTCGCCTGGCTTTTGAAAGCCGTCTCACTGATGGATCTGACGACGCTCAATTCCGACGACACGCCGGGCCGGGTAGAACGTCTGTGCGCCAAGGCCCGAAACCCCATCCGCGCCGATCTCATCGAAGCCATGGGCGTCAAGAAGCTCGGCATCACCCCGGCCGCCGTCTGCGTGTACCACAATTTCGTTGCAACCGCCGTCAAGGCACTCGAGGGCACCAACATCCCGGTCGCCGCGGTTTCCACGGCATTCCCGCACGGCCTCACGCCGCTTAAAATCCGCCTCGCGGAAATCGAGGCCTCGGTCGAGGACGGAGCGCGCGAAATCGATATCGTCATAGAGCGCGGCATGGTGCTGAGCGGTGATTGGCAGGGGCTTTACGATCAGGTTCGCGCTATGCGCGCCGCCTGTGGCGAAGCCCACATCAAGACCATCCTGGGAACTGGCGAGTTGGCAACGCTGACCAATGTCGCCAAGGCTTCGCTGGTCTGCATGCTGGCCGGCGCCGATTTCATCAAAACCTCGACCGGTAAGGAAAAGACCAACGCGACCCTGCCCACCTCTCTGGCCATGGTCCGCATGATCCGCTGGTTCCATGAACAGACCGGCATTGAGATCGGCTACAAGCCGGCCGGCGGCATTTCAAAAGCCAAGGACGCGCTGACCTACATGGCGCTGATGCGCGAGGAACTGGGCCGCACCTGGCTCGAACCGCACCTGTTCCGCTTCGGCGCCTCCTCGCTTTTGACCGATATCGAACGCCAGATCGAACACGGCATCACCGGCCACTACGCCGCCGATTACCGCTTCGCGATGGCCTGA
- a CDS encoding aldehyde dehydrogenase family protein, whose amino-acid sequence MSTVAEIFETLEYGAAPEAPGPALDWLAAHGRKFGHFIDGDFTRPGKTFASTNPANGEKLADISEAGKADVDKAVKAARAAFPGWSQLSGFERAKYLYAIARQIQKESRLFAVLETLDNGKPIRETRDIDIPLVARHFYHHAGWAQHLSKSFSDHVPYGVCGQIIPWNFPLLMLAWKIAPALAAGNTVVLKPAEFTSLTALLFAEICARIGLPKGVVNIVTGAGETGEAIVTHPDIDKIAFTGSTEVGKIIRRATAGSGKGLSLELGGKSPFVVFEDADLDSAVEGLVDAIWFNQGQVCCAGSRLLVQESIEAAFIAKIKQRMKTLRVGDPLDKSIDIGALVAPVQVERVLDLLKAGRAEGGEFYSPDGDMPQKGCYVRPTLVTGISPAHTLASEEIFGPVLVAMSFRTPEEAVALANNTKYGLAASVWTENINLALDIAPQIKAGVVWINSTNQFDAAVGFGGYRESGFGREGGREGMAAYLKPAWEKKLKAAPDLKLPTPADASETTGIDRTAKLYIGGKQARPDSGYARPVLSADGKHLGEVGEGNRKDIRNAVEAARAALGWSNATAHNRAQILYYLGENLDYRKTEFADRIRSMTGASANAARREVDLSVERLFAFAGWADKFDGAVHNPPARMMAVAMVEPVGVIGIAAPLESALLGAVSLLAPAIAMGNTTVLIPSSAYPLAVTDFYQVLETSDVPSGVVNIVTGDAKSLATTLAEHDGVDGIWFAGSLADSTEIEKLSAGNVKQSWTTRGLAFDWADPALEGDYLLGKATQIKNVWVPYGA is encoded by the coding sequence ATGAGTACTGTGGCGGAAATTTTTGAAACCCTCGAATACGGCGCGGCTCCCGAAGCGCCCGGCCCGGCCCTCGATTGGCTGGCCGCGCACGGCAGAAAGTTCGGCCATTTCATCGATGGCGATTTCACCAGGCCGGGCAAAACTTTCGCCTCGACCAATCCGGCCAATGGCGAAAAGCTGGCCGACATTTCCGAAGCCGGCAAAGCCGATGTCGATAAGGCCGTCAAAGCGGCCCGCGCCGCGTTCCCCGGCTGGTCGCAACTGAGCGGCTTTGAGCGCGCCAAATATCTCTATGCCATCGCGCGCCAGATTCAGAAGGAAAGCCGGCTGTTTGCGGTTCTCGAAACCCTCGACAATGGCAAGCCGATTCGCGAGACCCGTGATATCGATATTCCGCTCGTCGCCCGGCATTTCTATCATCACGCCGGCTGGGCTCAGCATCTTTCCAAATCCTTCTCCGACCATGTGCCCTATGGCGTTTGCGGTCAGATCATTCCGTGGAATTTCCCGCTGCTGATGCTGGCCTGGAAGATCGCCCCGGCCCTCGCGGCGGGCAACACGGTTGTCCTCAAACCCGCCGAATTCACATCGCTGACCGCGTTGCTGTTCGCCGAAATCTGCGCTCGCATCGGCCTTCCCAAGGGTGTCGTCAATATCGTCACCGGCGCGGGTGAAACCGGCGAGGCCATTGTCACCCACCCCGATATCGACAAAATCGCCTTCACCGGCTCCACCGAAGTGGGCAAGATCATCCGCCGCGCCACGGCGGGCTCGGGCAAGGGCCTCTCGCTTGAACTGGGCGGCAAGTCGCCCTTCGTCGTGTTCGAGGATGCCGATCTCGACAGCGCCGTCGAAGGGCTGGTCGATGCCATCTGGTTCAACCAGGGGCAGGTGTGCTGCGCGGGGTCGCGCCTTCTGGTCCAGGAAAGTATCGAAGCCGCCTTTATCGCCAAGATCAAGCAGCGCATGAAAACCCTGCGCGTCGGCGATCCGCTGGATAAATCCATCGATATCGGCGCGCTGGTTGCCCCCGTGCAGGTCGAACGGGTTCTCGATCTTTTGAAGGCCGGCAGGGCCGAGGGTGGCGAGTTCTATTCGCCCGATGGCGATATGCCCCAAAAAGGGTGCTATGTCCGCCCAACGCTGGTCACCGGCATTTCTCCGGCCCATACGCTGGCGTCCGAAGAAATCTTCGGCCCCGTCCTCGTCGCCATGAGCTTCCGCACCCCCGAGGAGGCGGTGGCGCTGGCCAACAACACCAAATACGGTCTCGCCGCTTCGGTCTGGACCGAAAACATCAATCTCGCCCTCGATATCGCCCCCCAGATCAAGGCCGGCGTCGTGTGGATCAATTCCACCAATCAGTTCGACGCGGCGGTTGGCTTTGGCGGCTATCGCGAATCAGGTTTCGGTCGTGAAGGGGGCAGGGAAGGCATGGCCGCCTACCTCAAGCCCGCCTGGGAGAAAAAGCTCAAAGCCGCCCCCGATCTCAAGTTGCCCACCCCTGCAGATGCGAGCGAAACGACCGGCATCGACCGCACGGCAAAGCTCTATATCGGCGGCAAGCAGGCGCGCCCCGATTCAGGCTATGCGAGGCCCGTCCTGTCGGCCGACGGCAAGCATCTGGGCGAAGTGGGAGAGGGCAACCGCAAGGACATCCGCAACGCTGTCGAAGCGGCGCGCGCCGCCTTGGGCTGGAGCAATGCCACGGCCCATAACCGCGCCCAGATACTCTATTATCTCGGGGAAAATCTCGACTATCGCAAAACCGAATTTGCCGATCGCATCCGGTCGATGACCGGCGCCTCGGCCAATGCGGCGCGGCGCGAGGTCGATCTTTCGGTCGAGCGGCTGTTTGCCTTTGCCGGCTGGGCCGACAAGTTCGATGGTGCCGTGCACAATCCGCCCGCCCGCATGATGGCGGTGGCGATGGTCGAACCGGTTGGCGTTATCGGCATCGCCGCCCCGCTCGAAAGCGCTCTGCTCGGTGCCGTTTCCCTACTCGCCCCGGCCATCGCCATGGGCAACACCACGGTCTTGATCCCCTCGTCGGCCTATCCGTTGGCCGTCACCGATTTCTATCAGGTGCTCGAAACCTCTGATGTTCCCTCCGGTGTCGTCAACATCGTCACCGGCGATGCGAAATCGCTGGCCACAACCCTGGCCGAACACGATGGCGTGGACGGCATCTGGTTCGCCGGTTCTCTGGCGGACTCCACCGAAATCGAAAAGCTCTCTGCTGGCAACGTCAAGCAAAGCTGGACCACGCGCGGACTGGCCTTCGATTGGGCCGACCCGGCACTGGAGGGCGATTACCTCCTAGGCAAAGCCACCCAGATCAAAAATGTCTGGGTGCCGTACGGAGCCTGA
- a CDS encoding DUF6958 family protein, whose protein sequence is MNEKIEVENFTSPNHKTRVDKAKYMAVREAVMKHIPTIEPGATPADLIAAIKPDLPQDLFPGGEKAGWWFKCVQLDLEAKGVLKRAPKAPVRLHKV, encoded by the coding sequence ATGAACGAGAAGATCGAGGTCGAAAACTTCACCTCCCCCAACCATAAGACGCGGGTCGATAAGGCCAAATATATGGCGGTCCGCGAAGCGGTGATGAAACACATTCCCACAATTGAACCGGGCGCCACCCCGGCCGATCTGATCGCCGCCATCAAGCCCGATCTGCCCCAGGATCTGTTTCCCGGCGGCGAAAAAGCCGGCTGGTGGTTCAAATGCGTCCAGCTCGATCTCGAAGCCAAGGGCGTCTTAAAGCGCGCGCCCAAGGCTCCCGTCCGGCTCCACAAGGTCTGA